The Triticum aestivum cultivar Chinese Spring chromosome 3A, IWGSC CS RefSeq v2.1, whole genome shotgun sequence genome includes a region encoding these proteins:
- the LOC123059925 gene encoding endo-1,4-beta-xylanase 1 isoform X1: MHLHPPEELALAMKLRADGGSSTEEESSIAMKLTEDGGSEDEEEEPALPVNLLEHRGGSCSELADGGLGGWASTGSSTLSVHHDHAPPPLSATAEDVPCAHRRKPSGRYVLAAHRADEKDGLCREMPCAPKPKVTYRVAGWVALEGGPSADGGHPVHVEVRTHDGARVGGGVLVAEPGKWAEIKGAFRVDEHPRHAEVYVHGPPAGVDIKVMDMRVCAVDKIARLRHLRKKTDKVRKRDVVLKFNPRSEDGADADAAAAAVKGASIRVVQVENSFPIGACISKSSIQNPAFVDFFTKHFDWAVLENELKWYYTEAVQGQVSYADADELIAFCDRLKKPVRGHCIFWAVENSVQPWVRALNTDQLRAAVESRIRGLVSRYSGRFPHYEVNNEMLHGAFFRQRLGDDIDAHMFRETAAIDPAPALFVNDYNVESANDPNATPEKYVALITDLQRRGAAVGGIGVQGHVTYPVGDVICDALDKLAATELPVWITELDVSAADEAVRADDLEVVLREAFAHPAVEGIMLWGFMQGHMWRSHGQLVNADGTISQAGNRFMGLRQEWTSHARGKVDANGHFKFRGFHGKYVVELAAGAGGKQVRRAFDVHKGDEPLVVDMNL; encoded by the exons ATGCATCTTCATCCGCCG GAGGAGCTGGCGCTTGCAATGAAGCTCAGggcggacggcggcagcagcacggAGGAAGAGTCGTCCATCGCCATGAAGCTGACGGAGGACGGCGGcagcgaagacgaggaggaggagcctgCCCTCCCTGTGAACCTGCTCGAGCACCGTGGCGGCTCCTGCTCGGAGTTGGCTGACGGCGGCCTAGGCGGCTGGGCATCGACCGGCTCGAGCACGCTCTCGGTGCACCACGACCACGCGCCGCCTCCGCTCTCGGCCACGGCGGAGGACGTGCCGTGCGCGCACAGGCGGAAGCCGAGCGGCCGGTACGTCCTCGCCGCGCACCGGGCGGACGAGAAGGACGGCCTATGCCGGGAGATGCCTTGCGCGCCCAAGCCCAAGGTCACGTACCGGGTGGCCGGCTGGGTTGCCCTGGAGGGTGGCCCCAGCGCGGACGGCGGCCACCCCGTGCACGTCGAGGTCCGCACGCACGACGGcgcgcgggtcggcggcggcgtgctGGTGGCCGAGCCGGGGAAGTGGGCCGAGATCAAGGGCGCGTTCCGGGTCGACGAGCACCCGCGCCACGCCGAGGTTTACGTCCATGGCCCGCCGGCCGGGGTGGACATCAAGGTCATGGACATGCGCGTGTGCGCCGTGGACAAGATCGCAAGGCTCAGGCACCTCAGGAAGAAGACGGACAAG GTGCGCAAGCGTGATGTGGTGCTCAAGTTCAACCCGCGGTCGGAGGACGGGGCCGACgccgatgcggcggcggcggccgtgaagGGCGCGTCCATCCGCGTGGTGCAGGTGGAGAACAGCTTCCCGATCGGCGCGTGCATCAGCAAGTCGTCCATCCAGAACCCGGCGTTCGTCGACTTCTTCACCAAGCACTTCGACTGGGCGGTGCTGGAGAACGAGCTCAAGTGGTATTACACGGAGGCGGTGCAAGGGCAGGTGAGCTACGCCGACGCCGACGAGCTCATCGCCTTCTGCGACCGGCTCAAGAAGCCGGTGCGCGGGCACTGCATCTTCTGGGCCGTGGAGAACTCGGTGCAGCCGTGGGTCCGCGCCCTCAACACCGACCAGCTCAGGGCCGCCGTTGAGTCCCGCATCCGGGGCCTCGTCTCCCGCTACAGCGGCCGCTTCCCGCACTACGAGGTGAACAACGAGATGCTCCACGGCGCCTTCTTCCGGCAGCGCCTCGGCGACGACATCGACGCGCACATGTTCCGCGAGACGGCGGCGATCGACCCGGCGCCGGCGCTGTTCGTCAACGACTACAACGTGGAGAGCGCCAACGACCCCAACGCGACGCCGGAGAAGTACGTGGCGCTGATCACCGACCTGCAGAGGCGCGGCGCGGCCGTGGGCGGGATCGGGGTGCAGGGCCACGTGACGTACCCGGTGGGCGACGTCATCTGCGACGCGCTGGACAAGCTGGCGGCGACGGAGCTCCCCGTGTGGATCACGGAGCTGGACGTGTCGGCGGCGGACGAGGCGGTGCGCGCCGACGACCTGGAGGTGGTGCTGCGGGAGGCGTTCGCGCACCCGGCCGTGGAGGGGATCATGCTCTGGGGGTTCATGCAGGGCCACATGTGGCGCTCCCACGGCCAGCTCGTCAACGCCGACGGCACGATCAGCCAGGCCGGGAACAGGTTCATGGGGCTCCGGCAGGAGTGGACGTCGCACGCGCGCGGGAAGGTGGACGCCAACGGCCACTTCAAGTTCAGGGGGTTCCACGGCAAGTACGTCGTGGagctggccgccggcgccggcgggaaGCAGGTCAGGCGCGCGTTCGACGTTCACAAGGGGGACGAGCCGCTCGTCGTGGACATGAACCTCTGA
- the LOC123059925 gene encoding endo-1,4-beta-xylanase 1 isoform X2, whose translation MAFAEEELALAMKLRADGGSSTEEESSIAMKLTEDGGSEDEEEEPALPVNLLEHRGGSCSELADGGLGGWASTGSSTLSVHHDHAPPPLSATAEDVPCAHRRKPSGRYVLAAHRADEKDGLCREMPCAPKPKVTYRVAGWVALEGGPSADGGHPVHVEVRTHDGARVGGGVLVAEPGKWAEIKGAFRVDEHPRHAEVYVHGPPAGVDIKVMDMRVCAVDKIARLRHLRKKTDKVRKRDVVLKFNPRSEDGADADAAAAAVKGASIRVVQVENSFPIGACISKSSIQNPAFVDFFTKHFDWAVLENELKWYYTEAVQGQVSYADADELIAFCDRLKKPVRGHCIFWAVENSVQPWVRALNTDQLRAAVESRIRGLVSRYSGRFPHYEVNNEMLHGAFFRQRLGDDIDAHMFRETAAIDPAPALFVNDYNVESANDPNATPEKYVALITDLQRRGAAVGGIGVQGHVTYPVGDVICDALDKLAATELPVWITELDVSAADEAVRADDLEVVLREAFAHPAVEGIMLWGFMQGHMWRSHGQLVNADGTISQAGNRFMGLRQEWTSHARGKVDANGHFKFRGFHGKYVVELAAGAGGKQVRRAFDVHKGDEPLVVDMNL comes from the exons ATGGCATTCGCTGAG GAGGAGCTGGCGCTTGCAATGAAGCTCAGggcggacggcggcagcagcacggAGGAAGAGTCGTCCATCGCCATGAAGCTGACGGAGGACGGCGGcagcgaagacgaggaggaggagcctgCCCTCCCTGTGAACCTGCTCGAGCACCGTGGCGGCTCCTGCTCGGAGTTGGCTGACGGCGGCCTAGGCGGCTGGGCATCGACCGGCTCGAGCACGCTCTCGGTGCACCACGACCACGCGCCGCCTCCGCTCTCGGCCACGGCGGAGGACGTGCCGTGCGCGCACAGGCGGAAGCCGAGCGGCCGGTACGTCCTCGCCGCGCACCGGGCGGACGAGAAGGACGGCCTATGCCGGGAGATGCCTTGCGCGCCCAAGCCCAAGGTCACGTACCGGGTGGCCGGCTGGGTTGCCCTGGAGGGTGGCCCCAGCGCGGACGGCGGCCACCCCGTGCACGTCGAGGTCCGCACGCACGACGGcgcgcgggtcggcggcggcgtgctGGTGGCCGAGCCGGGGAAGTGGGCCGAGATCAAGGGCGCGTTCCGGGTCGACGAGCACCCGCGCCACGCCGAGGTTTACGTCCATGGCCCGCCGGCCGGGGTGGACATCAAGGTCATGGACATGCGCGTGTGCGCCGTGGACAAGATCGCAAGGCTCAGGCACCTCAGGAAGAAGACGGACAAG GTGCGCAAGCGTGATGTGGTGCTCAAGTTCAACCCGCGGTCGGAGGACGGGGCCGACgccgatgcggcggcggcggccgtgaagGGCGCGTCCATCCGCGTGGTGCAGGTGGAGAACAGCTTCCCGATCGGCGCGTGCATCAGCAAGTCGTCCATCCAGAACCCGGCGTTCGTCGACTTCTTCACCAAGCACTTCGACTGGGCGGTGCTGGAGAACGAGCTCAAGTGGTATTACACGGAGGCGGTGCAAGGGCAGGTGAGCTACGCCGACGCCGACGAGCTCATCGCCTTCTGCGACCGGCTCAAGAAGCCGGTGCGCGGGCACTGCATCTTCTGGGCCGTGGAGAACTCGGTGCAGCCGTGGGTCCGCGCCCTCAACACCGACCAGCTCAGGGCCGCCGTTGAGTCCCGCATCCGGGGCCTCGTCTCCCGCTACAGCGGCCGCTTCCCGCACTACGAGGTGAACAACGAGATGCTCCACGGCGCCTTCTTCCGGCAGCGCCTCGGCGACGACATCGACGCGCACATGTTCCGCGAGACGGCGGCGATCGACCCGGCGCCGGCGCTGTTCGTCAACGACTACAACGTGGAGAGCGCCAACGACCCCAACGCGACGCCGGAGAAGTACGTGGCGCTGATCACCGACCTGCAGAGGCGCGGCGCGGCCGTGGGCGGGATCGGGGTGCAGGGCCACGTGACGTACCCGGTGGGCGACGTCATCTGCGACGCGCTGGACAAGCTGGCGGCGACGGAGCTCCCCGTGTGGATCACGGAGCTGGACGTGTCGGCGGCGGACGAGGCGGTGCGCGCCGACGACCTGGAGGTGGTGCTGCGGGAGGCGTTCGCGCACCCGGCCGTGGAGGGGATCATGCTCTGGGGGTTCATGCAGGGCCACATGTGGCGCTCCCACGGCCAGCTCGTCAACGCCGACGGCACGATCAGCCAGGCCGGGAACAGGTTCATGGGGCTCCGGCAGGAGTGGACGTCGCACGCGCGCGGGAAGGTGGACGCCAACGGCCACTTCAAGTTCAGGGGGTTCCACGGCAAGTACGTCGTGGagctggccgccggcgccggcgggaaGCAGGTCAGGCGCGCGTTCGACGTTCACAAGGGGGACGAGCCGCTCGTCGTGGACATGAACCTCTGA